A genomic segment from Ghiorsea bivora encodes:
- a CDS encoding NUDIX domain-containing protein, which translates to MPEKIDALITLIAVLNENDDVLLLKRKPDVHCPDVWSFPGGKIKASETPLDASIRELKEETGLKGRLWRHIGKHSHVYDDRNLAFYFFFCRTAKNIKKDTTLHAESAYMWCPLSELSKQTMPKANQALVTMLLDCYHEGLCPIP; encoded by the coding sequence CCTTATTGCCGTGTTGAACGAAAATGATGATGTTTTACTCTTAAAACGAAAGCCTGATGTGCATTGCCCTGATGTTTGGTCTTTCCCTGGCGGAAAAATCAAAGCTTCAGAAACACCTTTAGATGCATCAATACGCGAGCTTAAGGAAGAAACAGGTCTTAAAGGTAGGCTGTGGCGACATATTGGGAAACACAGCCATGTTTATGATGACCGCAACCTTGCTTTTTACTTCTTCTTTTGCCGAACAGCAAAAAACATAAAAAAAGACACCACACTACATGCAGAAAGCGCATATATGTGGTGTCCATTATCTGAATTATCAAAACAAACCATGCCTAAAGCAAATCAAGCATTGGTTACCATGCTTTTAGATTGTTACCATGAAGGTTTGTGCCCTATTCCATAG
- a CDS encoding diguanylate cyclase: protein MTRLNTAHSLKHLRDDPSRVVVLGAGRDGAAMVRTFQDESLMKIIAVVDVDEQAPGMILAKEFGIKTYTDVEEALMASAPCLVFNLTGNEMVEEVAASILGVGGVIGGAASRFVWRMVTDLKETKNDLEFQATHDVLTNLVNRRYMLEQLQLEVGRCKRYGIACSVVMVDLDNFKQVNDQFGHAVGDEVLRVVSARIKANLRATDTLARWGGEEFLVLLPHTDKITAVNVAEKSLDVVQKSPVKCCDIKVEVSFSAGVASFEELDDNLPVKEILDVLLGNADKRLYQAKEGGRAQVVSG from the coding sequence ATGACGAGACTTAACACTGCTCACAGCTTAAAACACCTTCGTGATGACCCTAGCCGCGTGGTTGTTTTGGGCGCTGGGCGAGATGGTGCAGCGATGGTGCGCACCTTTCAAGATGAGAGTTTAATGAAAATTATTGCTGTTGTGGATGTGGATGAACAAGCACCAGGTATGATACTTGCCAAAGAATTTGGCATTAAAACGTACACAGATGTTGAAGAAGCCCTGATGGCATCAGCACCTTGTCTGGTGTTTAACCTTACGGGTAATGAAATGGTTGAAGAAGTTGCAGCTAGCATCTTGGGTGTGGGTGGGGTGATTGGTGGAGCAGCATCACGGTTTGTGTGGCGTATGGTGACAGACTTAAAAGAAACCAAAAATGATTTGGAGTTTCAAGCAACCCATGATGTATTAACCAATTTGGTTAACCGCCGTTATATGCTGGAACAATTGCAGCTTGAAGTAGGGCGCTGCAAACGTTATGGCATTGCCTGTTCTGTGGTGATGGTGGATTTGGATAATTTTAAGCAAGTGAATGATCAGTTTGGTCATGCAGTTGGTGATGAAGTTTTGCGCGTTGTTAGTGCGCGAATTAAAGCCAACCTTAGAGCTACGGATACGCTTGCGCGCTGGGGGGGTGAAGAGTTTTTGGTGTTGTTGCCGCATACTGATAAAATAACGGCAGTAAATGTTGCCGAAAAAAGTTTGGATGTTGTACAAAAATCCCCAGTGAAATGTTGTGACATAAAAGTGGAAGTGAGTTTTTCTGCTGGGGTGGCTTCTTTTGAAGAATTGGATGACAACTTACCTGTAAAAGAGATATTGGACGTACTTCTTGGCAATGCTGACAAACGTTTGTATCAAGCAAAAGAAGGTGGACGGGCACAAGTGGTGAGTGGTTGA
- the yhbY gene encoding ribosome assembly RNA-binding protein YhbY, whose product MSLDNNKKRELKAQAHHLKVIIQVGQHGVSESLIAETNNALNIHELIKVQIQSDDRDERAKAAALLGQQTQAELIHKIGKTFVFYRKKKEDKQT is encoded by the coding sequence ATGAGTTTAGATAATAATAAAAAACGCGAGCTAAAAGCACAAGCACACCACCTTAAAGTGATTATTCAAGTTGGGCAACATGGTGTGTCTGAGAGCTTAATCGCAGAAACCAATAATGCTTTAAATATTCATGAACTAATTAAGGTTCAGATTCAAAGTGATGATAGAGATGAGCGCGCCAAGGCAGCTGCATTACTTGGGCAACAAACCCAAGCCGAACTGATTCATAAAATCGGGAAAACCTTTGTATTTTACCGCAAAAAGAAGGAAGACAAACAAACGTGA
- a CDS encoding BolA family protein, with amino-acid sequence MSGTEKIKQALMQTFSPTQLDIIDESHLHAGHEGAKSGGGHYVVHIVDKAFTGKNKVQRHRMVNEATQHLFPAVIHALSIKAQTPDENL; translated from the coding sequence GTGAGTGGAACAGAGAAAATCAAGCAGGCATTAATGCAGACCTTTTCACCAACACAATTGGATATTATCGATGAATCACACCTGCATGCTGGGCATGAAGGTGCGAAAAGCGGTGGTGGTCATTATGTAGTGCACATCGTAGACAAGGCATTTACAGGTAAAAATAAAGTGCAACGCCATCGCATGGTCAATGAAGCAACCCAACATTTATTTCCAGCAGTGATTCATGCCTTAAGTATCAAAGCACAAACACCTGACGAAAACTTATGA
- a CDS encoding M24 family metallopeptidase, which translates to MSNAKLLISGSEHHADMLYISGLFVPDAFIVIGLEHDSQTTWHGLLSPLEVDRAKVQSKLDEVHLDTIWHDKAKSNGWQRSLSTAAAAFLQNHDVKTITVPADFPYLYAQELTALGFHVSPSPASLFPERVIKSEDEIVQLTHAEKLTAQSMLQAEQFIMACGINNDGLVTFPAEHECAGEVVTSETIRAVIETFLIGQGAVPSHTIVACGKQSADPHDMGSGVISANQPIIIDIFPRLVTSGYWGDMTRTYVKGKASSELKHMYQTVLEGQDMGLNMVQAGVDTANIHNSITAHFDAQGFKTGMVNGKQGGFFHGTGHGVGLDIHEAPRVSSNGAILEPRMVITIEPGLYYEHIGGVRLEDLVVVRDHGCDNLTNFHRALELA; encoded by the coding sequence ATGAGTAACGCCAAACTTCTTATTTCAGGCTCTGAACATCATGCAGATATGTTATATATATCTGGTTTATTTGTGCCTGATGCATTTATCGTGATTGGTTTAGAGCATGATTCACAAACGACTTGGCACGGTTTATTATCACCCCTAGAAGTCGACAGAGCCAAGGTTCAATCCAAATTGGATGAAGTTCACTTGGACACAATTTGGCACGATAAAGCCAAAAGCAATGGTTGGCAGCGTAGTTTAAGCACCGCAGCTGCAGCCTTTTTACAAAACCATGATGTTAAAACAATCACTGTGCCTGCCGACTTTCCTTATTTGTATGCGCAAGAACTGACAGCATTAGGGTTTCATGTATCACCTAGCCCTGCGAGTTTGTTTCCTGAGCGTGTTATTAAATCCGAAGATGAAATTGTTCAACTCACCCATGCCGAGAAATTAACAGCACAAAGCATGTTGCAAGCTGAACAATTTATCATGGCATGTGGTATTAACAATGATGGTTTAGTCACTTTCCCTGCTGAGCATGAATGTGCTGGCGAAGTGGTGACATCTGAAACCATTCGTGCAGTGATTGAAACTTTCCTCATTGGGCAGGGTGCAGTGCCCTCGCATACCATTGTCGCTTGCGGCAAACAATCTGCAGACCCACATGATATGGGTTCAGGTGTCATTTCTGCGAACCAACCCATCATCATTGATATTTTTCCCCGTTTGGTCACGTCTGGTTATTGGGGTGATATGACACGCACCTATGTCAAAGGCAAAGCATCTAGCGAACTCAAACACATGTATCAAACCGTGCTTGAAGGGCAAGATATGGGATTAAACATGGTGCAGGCGGGTGTGGATACGGCGAATATTCACAACAGTATCACTGCTCACTTTGATGCCCAAGGTTTTAAGACTGGCATGGTCAATGGCAAACAAGGTGGTTTCTTTCACGGCACAGGACATGGTGTTGGTTTGGATATTCATGAAGCACCACGCGTCTCTAGCAATGGCGCAATATTAGAACCACGCATGGTGATTACCATTGAACCGGGGTTGTATTATGAACACATTGGCGGGGTTCGCTTAGAAGATTTGGTAGTCGTTCGTGATCATGGGTGCGATAATCTTACCAATTTCCACCGTGCTTTAGAGCTTGCTTAA
- the tolB gene encoding Tol-Pal system beta propeller repeat protein TolB, protein MRMFVLGFVLGFYISSASAVEFEVYQSSYKPLNLALLLDAKPANREQQQFLSHVISQDLSSSRSFKVMDPLSFLSDAQQVQTHIDYADWRIIGTDVLVVAKLQDTGDTWSVAVNIHDPFGQKGTKPLDSQVITQSKSKPLRMLAHRVADYIYHQQTGLPGYFTSYILFVKKENGQSDLMLMEHDGEALQRVGKNFTLLLSPDISPDRTTVALNTYVGNKPRLEFFHLDTGKRTTFASFKGLNSTPAFSPNGRLVAAALSFTGNSEIHIYNMQTKKWRQFTKNAAIDTTPTWSPDGKWIAFTSNRNGSPQIYIKPVNGGGKAKRISLKGNYNTSPVWAPIGDRIAFVTKKNWEYAIATVHVDGTGLRYLATGNRIESPAWSPNGQMILYSADEAGRKHIYNVPIWGGEARRVTPLNMDASDPTWSK, encoded by the coding sequence ATGAGAATGTTTGTGCTTGGGTTTGTGCTCGGGTTTTATATTTCATCAGCTTCGGCTGTTGAGTTTGAAGTTTATCAATCATCCTATAAACCGCTCAACTTGGCGCTTTTGTTAGATGCAAAGCCTGCTAATCGTGAGCAACAACAATTCTTATCGCATGTTATTTCGCAAGACTTGAGCTCAAGTCGTTCGTTTAAAGTGATGGACCCTTTAAGTTTTTTGAGTGATGCACAACAAGTGCAAACGCATATTGATTATGCAGATTGGCGTATTATTGGTACGGATGTGCTGGTTGTGGCGAAACTTCAAGACACAGGTGACACTTGGTCGGTTGCTGTCAATATTCATGATCCTTTTGGTCAGAAAGGTACAAAACCTCTGGATAGCCAGGTTATTACGCAGTCCAAAAGTAAGCCGTTAAGAATGCTTGCACATCGGGTGGCTGATTATATTTATCATCAGCAAACAGGTTTACCTGGTTATTTCACCTCATATATTTTATTTGTTAAAAAAGAGAATGGTCAATCTGATTTAATGTTGATGGAGCACGATGGCGAAGCATTGCAACGCGTGGGTAAAAATTTCACGCTTTTATTGTCGCCTGATATTTCTCCAGATCGCACCACAGTCGCTTTGAATACATATGTGGGAAATAAACCGAGACTAGAATTCTTTCATTTGGATACGGGTAAACGTACCACTTTTGCAAGCTTCAAAGGTTTGAACAGTACGCCTGCATTTTCACCCAATGGACGTTTGGTTGCTGCTGCATTATCGTTTACAGGTAATAGTGAAATTCATATTTATAATATGCAGACCAAGAAATGGCGACAATTTACTAAAAATGCTGCCATCGATACAACACCAACATGGTCGCCAGATGGCAAGTGGATTGCCTTTACCAGTAATCGCAATGGTTCCCCCCAGATTTATATCAAACCTGTGAACGGTGGTGGTAAAGCAAAACGCATTAGTTTAAAGGGTAATTATAACACATCACCTGTGTGGGCACCCATTGGTGACAGAATTGCGTTTGTCACCAAGAAAAACTGGGAGTATGCAATTGCGACAGTGCATGTCGATGGTACTGGATTACGTTATTTGGCAACAGGTAACCGCATCGAGTCACCAGCATGGTCTCCCAATGGGCAAATGATTTTATACTCTGCGGATGAAGCAGGGCGTAAACATATTTACAATGTACCCATTTGGGGTGGTGAAGCGAGAAGGGTTACGCCGCTAAACATGGATGCTTCTGACCCTACTTGGTCGAAGTAA
- a CDS encoding FKBP-type peptidyl-prolyl cis-trans isomerase: MKVKIAVAMVVLAGLSACNNEKSEQTSVVLDNEVKKFSYAMGMDVGQSIKGLGAEVDQAALNAAINDVLSGSPLKLEAAESTKIKQDFFRKKQEKQMAERKASGAENKAKGEAFLAENAKKEGVTVTASGLQYEVIKQGDGVKPKPTDTVKVHYQGTLLDGTEFDSSYKRGQPISFPLNGVIKGWTEGVALMPVGSKYKFYIPSDLAYGERGAGAKIAPNSTLIFTVELLGIENK; this comes from the coding sequence ATGAAAGTTAAAATTGCAGTTGCCATGGTTGTATTGGCAGGACTATCGGCATGTAATAATGAAAAATCTGAACAAACATCCGTAGTATTGGACAATGAAGTAAAGAAATTTAGTTATGCTATGGGTATGGATGTAGGGCAATCCATCAAAGGTTTGGGTGCAGAGGTTGACCAAGCGGCATTAAATGCGGCTATTAACGACGTGTTATCGGGCTCACCTTTAAAATTAGAAGCAGCTGAATCCACTAAAATCAAACAAGATTTCTTCCGTAAGAAACAAGAAAAACAAATGGCAGAACGCAAAGCTTCGGGTGCGGAAAATAAAGCTAAAGGTGAAGCTTTCTTGGCTGAAAATGCAAAAAAAGAAGGTGTAACCGTTACAGCAAGTGGTTTGCAATATGAAGTGATTAAACAAGGTGATGGTGTTAAACCCAAACCTACGGATACGGTTAAAGTACATTATCAAGGTACATTGCTTGACGGTACAGAGTTTGATTCTTCATACAAACGTGGCCAACCTATTTCTTTTCCTTTAAATGGTGTGATTAAAGGGTGGACAGAAGGTGTTGCTTTGATGCCTGTAGGTAGTAAATATAAATTTTATATCCCATCCGACTTGGCTTATGGTGAGCGCGGTGCAGGTGCTAAAATTGCACCGAATTCAACGCTGATTTTCACTGTTGAACTTTTGGGTATTGAGAATAAATAA
- the guaA gene encoding glutamine-hydrolyzing GMP synthase, protein MSNSNDKILILDFGSQYTQLIARRVREAEVFSEIHPWDMDEAAIQAFQPSGIILSGGPNSVNDEDTFAAPTCIFEMGVPVLGICFGMQTMAAQLGGAVEEGVTREFGYAELVTSGDSSLLRGIEDKAGGLLDVWMSHGDKVTALPEGFKIICSNDATPIAGMADEARKFYALQFHPEVTHTNQGTAILSRFVHEICGCARDWNMPHYIDEAVAKIREQVGDEEVILGLSGGVDSSVAAALLQRAIGDQLTCIFVDNGLLRLDEGEQVMDMFAGNLGVKVDRIDAEKVFLDALAGVSDPEEKRKIIGREFVHVFQAEAERLPNAKWLAQGTIYPDVIESAGGKNGKAKTIKSHHNVGGLPDTLHLKLLEPLRELFKDEVRELGVALGLPREMVYRHPFPGPGLGVRILGEVKKEYADLLRRADAIFIEELRASGWYDKTSQAFVVFLPVKSVGVMGDGRTYEWVVSLRAVVTQDFMTAHWAELPYSLLGKVSNRIINEVRGINRVVYDVSGKPPATIEWE, encoded by the coding sequence ATGAGTAACAGCAATGATAAGATTCTGATTTTAGATTTTGGTTCACAATACACGCAGTTGATTGCGCGTCGGGTGCGCGAGGCAGAAGTGTTCAGTGAAATTCATCCGTGGGATATGGATGAGGCAGCGATTCAAGCTTTCCAACCATCGGGAATTATTTTGTCTGGTGGTCCGAATTCTGTAAATGATGAAGATACTTTTGCAGCACCTACATGTATATTTGAGATGGGTGTACCTGTGTTGGGCATTTGTTTTGGTATGCAAACCATGGCGGCACAATTGGGTGGTGCAGTTGAAGAAGGTGTTACGCGTGAGTTTGGTTATGCAGAGCTTGTCACTTCGGGTGATTCAAGTTTGTTACGCGGCATTGAAGATAAAGCGGGTGGCTTGCTTGATGTTTGGATGAGCCATGGTGATAAAGTTACCGCATTACCTGAAGGTTTTAAAATTATTTGTAGCAATGATGCAACGCCGATTGCAGGTATGGCGGATGAAGCGCGTAAGTTTTATGCCTTACAATTCCACCCCGAAGTTACACATACCAATCAAGGTACTGCGATTTTATCACGTTTTGTGCATGAAATTTGTGGTTGTGCTAGAGATTGGAATATGCCGCATTATATTGATGAGGCTGTGGCTAAGATTCGCGAACAAGTGGGCGATGAAGAAGTGATTCTTGGCTTATCAGGTGGTGTGGACTCATCGGTGGCTGCAGCTTTGTTGCAACGCGCGATTGGTGACCAATTGACTTGTATCTTTGTGGACAATGGTTTGTTGCGCCTTGATGAAGGCGAGCAAGTGATGGACATGTTTGCGGGTAATTTGGGTGTTAAAGTTGACCGGATTGATGCTGAAAAAGTGTTTTTGGATGCTTTGGCAGGTGTGTCTGATCCTGAAGAAAAGCGTAAAATTATCGGAAGAGAATTTGTGCATGTGTTTCAAGCTGAAGCAGAGCGTTTACCCAATGCCAAATGGTTGGCGCAAGGTACGATTTACCCCGATGTAATTGAATCAGCAGGCGGAAAAAATGGTAAGGCGAAAACCATTAAGAGTCACCATAATGTAGGCGGGTTGCCTGATACACTTCACCTCAAGTTGCTTGAGCCATTGCGTGAATTATTCAAAGATGAAGTTCGAGAATTGGGTGTAGCATTGGGTTTACCGCGTGAAATGGTGTATAGACATCCTTTCCCAGGTCCTGGTTTGGGTGTACGCATCTTGGGCGAAGTGAAAAAAGAATATGCCGATTTATTGCGTAGAGCAGATGCTATTTTTATTGAAGAATTGCGTGCTTCAGGTTGGTATGACAAAACATCGCAAGCTTTTGTTGTATTTTTACCTGTCAAATCAGTAGGTGTGATGGGTGATGGGCGCACTTATGAGTGGGTTGTATCATTGCGCGCAGTAGTGACACAAGATTTTATGACAGCGCACTGGGCAGAGTTGCCATACAGTTTACTGGGTAAAGTTTCAAACCGTATTATCAATGAAGTTCGCGGAATTAATCGGGTCGTTTATGATGTATCGGGTAAACCGCCAGCAACCATTGAGTGGGAATAA
- the guaB gene encoding IMP dehydrogenase, with translation MSSLTPLSGNIIEEAYTFDDVLLVPQASNVLPATVSTQARFTNKITLNIPVISAAMDTVTESGTAIALAQEGGIGVVHKNLTPEQQADEVRKVKRYEAGVVQEPLTAREDMTLEEVRNLALSCGFSGFPVLDGHGKLTGIITNRDIRFENDTRKHVSDMMTKREKLITITSGTSIEKCKQLFREHRIEKLPMVNKNGELCGMMTVRDIEKASEHPNAVRDDLGRLLVAAAMGVGEKEVARFEALHEAGVDAVIVDTAHGHSQGVIQQIEDLKKQYGDDVQIIGGNIATAEATKALIDAGADAVKVGIGPGSICTTRMVAGVGVPQLSAIMACANMAASAGVPVIGDGGIKFSGDFAKAIAAGASTCMFGSMFAGTDEAPGEKILFQGRTYKSYRGMGSIGAMELGSKDRYFQGDVDEAMKLVPEGIEGRVAYKGPIGDTLHQLVGGLRASMGYVGAATIEAMHKKAKFVRITGAGLRESHVHDVTITKEAPNYRMES, from the coding sequence GTGTCTTCATTAACCCCACTTTCAGGAAATATTATTGAGGAAGCATATACATTTGACGATGTGTTGCTTGTGCCTCAAGCCAGTAATGTGTTGCCCGCAACTGTTTCAACACAAGCCCGATTTACCAATAAAATAACACTGAATATCCCTGTGATTTCCGCAGCTATGGATACAGTCACCGAATCAGGCACTGCTATTGCCTTAGCCCAAGAAGGTGGCATTGGCGTGGTTCATAAAAATTTAACACCTGAACAACAAGCTGATGAAGTGCGCAAAGTAAAACGTTATGAAGCTGGTGTGGTGCAAGAGCCATTAACCGCTCGTGAAGACATGACATTAGAAGAAGTGCGTAACTTAGCCCTCTCTTGTGGTTTTTCTGGTTTCCCCGTGTTGGACGGACATGGTAAATTAACAGGTATTATCACCAACCGTGATATTCGCTTTGAAAATGATACGCGCAAACATGTGTCAGATATGATGACCAAACGCGAAAAACTTATCACCATTACTTCAGGCACGAGCATTGAGAAATGCAAACAACTATTCCGTGAACACCGTATTGAAAAACTACCTATGGTGAACAAAAACGGTGAGCTTTGCGGCATGATGACGGTTCGCGATATTGAAAAAGCATCTGAGCATCCTAATGCGGTACGTGATGACTTGGGCAGGCTTTTGGTTGCTGCGGCCATGGGCGTTGGCGAAAAAGAAGTGGCGCGTTTTGAAGCTTTGCATGAAGCAGGTGTAGATGCTGTGATTGTCGATACGGCTCACGGGCACTCGCAAGGCGTGATTCAACAAATTGAAGATTTGAAAAAACAATATGGTGATGATGTGCAAATCATTGGCGGCAATATCGCCACGGCTGAAGCGACCAAAGCATTGATTGATGCAGGTGCGGATGCAGTGAAAGTGGGTATTGGTCCGGGTTCAATTTGTACAACACGTATGGTGGCGGGTGTAGGTGTGCCACAATTGTCGGCCATTATGGCGTGCGCCAATATGGCAGCCAGTGCTGGTGTACCTGTGATTGGTGATGGCGGCATTAAATTCTCCGGTGATTTTGCTAAAGCGATTGCTGCGGGTGCATCGACTTGCATGTTTGGTTCTATGTTTGCAGGCACAGATGAAGCACCGGGCGAAAAGATTTTGTTCCAAGGGCGTACGTATAAGTCTTATCGTGGTATGGGTTCGATTGGCGCGATGGAATTGGGCAGTAAAGACCGTTATTTCCAAGGTGATGTGGATGAAGCGATGAAACTTGTGCCCGAAGGTATTGAAGGCCGCGTGGCATACAAAGGCCCAATTGGCGACACATTGCATCAATTGGTGGGTGGTTTAAGAGCATCCATGGGTTACGTGGGTGCGGCAACCATTGAAGCTATGCATAAAAAAGCCAAATTTGTTCGTATTACAGGCGCAGGTCTGCGAGAATCGCATGTACATGATGTGACCATTACCAAAGAAGCGCCAAACTATAGAATGGAGTCTTAA
- a CDS encoding SlyX family protein, with amino-acid sequence MEDRIIRLETKSAYQEHLIQELNEVVITQQNQIDALTKSLHQLRDYMQNNTEQQSSPDQEAPPPHY; translated from the coding sequence ATGGAAGATAGAATTATTCGTTTAGAGACCAAAAGTGCCTACCAAGAACACTTGATTCAAGAGTTGAATGAGGTGGTGATAACACAGCAAAATCAAATTGATGCTTTAACCAAGTCGTTGCATCAACTTCGTGATTATATGCAAAATAATACAGAACAACAAAGTTCCCCCGATCAGGAAGCGCCACCTCCACATTATTGA
- the pyk gene encoding pyruvate kinase — MKLEPKMKLLKHKRTKIIATLGPACADEDSIRQMIQKGVNMFRLNMSHGEHAEHYASYQMIRNIAAACEKHIAVLVDLCGPKIRTGTFKNNQILLVKGDGVTITMRDVEGKPGLIPSQYKSLAYDVAVGQRIFLADGVMELVVEKVEGTEVYCRVLQGGMLSNHKGINLPDSVVSAPSMTEKDYDDAMFAVGLGVDFLALSFVRHVDDIHLLRAWLEQQGSNIGIIAKIERPEALDDACAIIEAADAIMVARGDLGVELPPEQVPITQDMLIKEARKQCKPVIVATQVLESMIEHARPTRAEATDIFHSVSSSADAIMLSGETAVGHYPVKAVEMMARVIINAEAYLWHQGAFCSAAVKGKAHQSALPFGNAVARSTSLLSRDLMVHGIVVLSESGWTTVTVSSERPEAPILAVTSSEETCRRMSLIWGVIPVLAEVEDMGNHVALAKRLVQTYSLAKKGDPILLVQGFHRDEANNCPSIMVLKV, encoded by the coding sequence ATGAAGTTAGAGCCTAAAATGAAACTGCTCAAACACAAACGTACCAAAATCATTGCTACGCTTGGACCTGCTTGCGCCGATGAAGATAGTATACGCCAGATGATTCAAAAAGGTGTGAATATGTTTCGTTTGAATATGTCACATGGTGAACACGCTGAACATTATGCAAGTTATCAAATGATTCGTAATATTGCAGCAGCGTGCGAAAAACATATTGCAGTGCTTGTAGACTTGTGTGGTCCTAAAATACGCACGGGCACATTTAAGAATAATCAAATTTTATTGGTCAAAGGTGATGGTGTGACCATTACCATGCGTGATGTGGAAGGTAAACCTGGTCTTATTCCTTCGCAATATAAAAGTTTAGCGTATGATGTTGCTGTTGGTCAGCGTATATTTTTAGCTGATGGCGTGATGGAGTTGGTGGTGGAAAAGGTGGAAGGTACGGAAGTGTATTGTCGTGTTCTACAAGGCGGTATGCTGAGTAATCATAAGGGTATCAACCTGCCTGATTCAGTGGTGTCTGCACCCTCGATGACCGAAAAAGATTATGATGATGCTATGTTTGCTGTGGGTTTAGGTGTAGACTTTTTAGCCCTGTCTTTTGTGCGTCATGTGGATGATATTCATTTGTTACGGGCATGGCTGGAACAACAGGGTTCAAATATCGGAATTATTGCCAAAATCGAGCGTCCAGAAGCTTTGGACGATGCTTGTGCAATCATTGAAGCGGCAGATGCAATCATGGTGGCGCGCGGTGATTTGGGTGTGGAGTTACCACCAGAGCAAGTGCCAATTACCCAAGATATGTTGATTAAAGAAGCAAGGAAACAGTGTAAACCGGTGATTGTGGCAACGCAGGTTTTGGAATCCATGATTGAACACGCACGACCCACACGCGCTGAAGCAACAGATATTTTTCATTCGGTAAGCAGCAGTGCCGATGCGATTATGTTATCGGGAGAAACTGCGGTGGGTCATTATCCTGTTAAAGCTGTGGAAATGATGGCTAGGGTGATAATCAATGCTGAAGCATATCTGTGGCATCAAGGAGCTTTTTGTTCGGCAGCGGTAAAAGGCAAAGCACACCAGTCTGCTTTGCCTTTTGGTAACGCTGTAGCTCGCTCAACATCGTTGTTGTCACGGGATTTGATGGTGCATGGTATTGTGGTGTTGTCAGAATCGGGGTGGACAACAGTGACAGTAAGCTCTGAGCGCCCAGAAGCACCAATATTGGCAGTGACCAGTAGTGAGGAGACATGTCGGCGGATGAGTTTGATTTGGGGTGTGATTCCAGTGTTGGCTGAGGTGGAGGATATGGGGAACCATGTGGCGCTGGCGAAAAGGTTGGTGCAAACATATAGCTTGGCAAAAAAAGGTGATCCAATTCTTTTGGTGCAAGGTTTTCATCGTGATGAAGCCAATAATTGCCCATCGATTATGGTATTGAAAGTGTAA